The sequence TGCTCTCGGGCGAGCCGCCGTTCAAGGGCGATTTCACCGAAGTAATGGCATCGCACCGCGATACGCCGCCGCCGCCGCTTAAGGTCCGCAAGGTCCGCCGCAAGCTTCGCCGGGTGATAATGTCCGCGCTCGAAAAAGACCCCGAGCTACGGCCGAATTCAGCAGCGTCATTTGCGACCATTCTCCGTTCGCGGAGTGAGGGAATCGGCGGACTTATCCGGCGGGCCGTGATCATCTATTCAGAACACCTCGGCAAGTTCCTCGCTCTCTCGACGCTCTTCTACATTCCGATGATGCTCTTGACGTTCGCCATCGTCACGGTGACCGTCCTCAAGGCGACCGACCAAATGGCCGAGACACCCGCGAACATCACGAGCGGAGTGCTTCAGGTCGCACTTTTTGTCGTTACGGTTTTCACGGCCTACCTCATTATCGGAACGAATACCTGGATCGTCAGTCATTCCATCGCCGTTCCGCTTAGGCCGATCAGGGTCCGCTCCGCGCTTCGCGAGGTCAATAAGCGCCGCGGCCGACTGCTTGGCACAGGAATGCTTTCGACGATGCTCCAGCTGGCCATCGGAGCTATTACGTGCGGCGTAGGTTTTCTTGTCACGAGCGTTTTGTGGGCGTTGGTCGGTCCGGTCGTGATGATGGAAAACCTTCGCGGATGGACGGCGATCAAGCGTTCGAGCCAGCTGGTCAGGCGTTCGCTTGGCACGACCGTCGCCGCTATTTTCATCATGTTTCTCGTCCCGGCGATCGTTGCGGGTTCGCTCTCGTTCGTTATCAACATAACCGCCGTCGCGGTCGAAAAATCTGCCAGCAACGTGGTCGTAAACGAGACCACCGATGGCTCGGACACCCAGGTCGTCGGCGATGCGAAGATCGACCCCGCGACCGGCGAGCGCGATGGCCAGGTGACGATCAAGACCGGAAATCAGCCGGCGATCCGCTTCGTCAACATGGACCGCGACACCCGCAAGCGGATCACCAACGCGCTTCTCGAGAGCCTTCTTCAGATCTTGCTCATCCCCATTCAACTCGTGATGACGTCGTTTACGGCCATCATCGCTGCTTTGCTTTTCATCAAAACCCGACAAGCGGGCGGCGAGCCGATCTCAGATCTCCTCACGCAATTTGAAGATACCGACGGGCCGAAAAAGAAGTGGCAGGAGCGGGTCCGACAGCGACTGCTTCAATCGGGCCGCATCTCCGGAAGCAGCAAGTCTTAGCGATGTCGAAGTTTTTCTCATGCTTGATATTGCCCGTGCTCGCGGCGGCAGTTTTGATCGCCACGGCGAGCGGGCAGGGAAGTGTGCGGGAGTTCCCACTCGCGGCGGGTCAAACGCTTTCGGTTGCGAATCCGCGTGGGCGGGTCGAGGCACGGACCGATGCGTCGCTTACCGTTTCGGGCCGGCTTGAGCTTACGTCCGAAGCCGGTATTTCCGACGGAGTCGCGCAGATCGCGGCCAATTCGATCACCATCCCCGCAACCGTCCGCGACCGCATCGACATCGTGCTCGTGCTTCCCGAGCGCACCTCGCTCCGCATCACGACCACCGACGGCGAGATCCTTGCCGAAGGCAATTTTCTCAAGCTCGAGGCACGCACCGAGACCGGCACCATCGCCGTTGACCTCCCCGAAGATCAGCTTGAATATTCGCTGCTCTGGACCGAATCGCGGCCGCGTTATGTTGCCGATTTCAAGCTCGAGCCGATGCGCGAACGCTCGCGTGGCCGCTTCGTGATTAAAGGTAAACACGCCGCTCCTGAAGGTTCCGCCGACCGCTCGGCGACGCTTTCGGCCCAGACGGCCCGCGGCATTATCGTGCTCAATGTGCCGCCAAACGAGGTCCCGGCCGACCTCCGCGAGCGAACGCTGACCGACGCCGCAAAGGGAATGATCCGCAGCGGCGACAGCATTCTGATGGAAGCGATCAGGCGAGCCGCCCCGAAGTATTACGGCGATTACGCCCGATCGCTTCCGCCCTTTCGTCGCGAGCCCGGCCTTCGCGACGGCACTTCCGCTGTTAGCTTTTCGGGCCCCGGGCTTCGGCGTGCGACCGTCGCTGTGACCGACGCGAACGACCGTGCGATCGCCGACATTCGCCCCGAGGAGTTTGAGATAACCGAGGCCGGCCGGCCGCTTGAGCCGATCTCCGTCGCGAGGGTCGAGTCGCCGGTCAATCTGATCTTGCTTCTGGATGTTTCGGGCAGCGTCGAGGGCTACGTCAATTTCATCCGCCGCACGGCGAGGGCATTTATCGCGACGGTCGATCCGCGCGACCGCGTGGCGATCGTCATCTTTGCCGACGACGTAAAAACGCTTGTCACATTTACGAACGACAAGGCAAAGCTCTCCGAAAGCCTTGATACATTCGACGCCGGGGGAGCGACCGCCTTTTACGACGCCGTCGGCTACACCATCGCCGAGACGCTCCGCCCCATCCGCGGCGAGCGGACGGCGATCGTGATCCTGACCGATGGCGACGACAATCGCTCTTTTCTGCCCTTTGATCCGCTCGTCTCGGCCATCGGCGAAAGCGGCGCGCTCATCTATCCGCTCTACATTCCCTCGGCGCTTGTCGCCGCCGCTGAGTCCGCTCCAGACCGCCGTGCAGATCCGCTCCGGGCACGCTACTTTGGGCTTTCAAAGCGGGCCGAGGGCGAAGGCGAGCGGCTCGCCAAGGCCTCGGGCGGCGTCTATTACCCCATCTCTCAGGTCGCCGAGATCGACCGCGCATACGAGGACATCGCCAGCCAACTCCGCGCCGCCTATGACATCACATACCGCTCCGAACTCTCCGAGCCCGACCCCAACCGCCCCTCGCCCCGCCTCCGCATCCGCGTAACCCGCCCCAACGCCCAAGTCCGCATCGACCGGGTAACCGTGCCCTAAGTTGCGAAAGTTGCGAAGTTGCGAAGTTTCGGAGTTGCAGAGTTTCGGAGTTTCGGAGTTGCGAAGTTGCGGAGTTGCAGAGTTGCGGAGGTTGAAATTCCAAATTCCAGACTCCAGATTCCGCATTCATCATTCCGAATTCCGCATTCAACTTGTCCCGGCTTTAGCCGGCCGTTCAGAGTGCGGGCTTTAGTCCGTCGTTTGGAGTTCCACCTTTAGGTGGCCTACCCGAGTCGTCGAAGACGACGCCATTGATGTAGCCCACATCGCAAGATGTGGGTCACAGCCACAACCAACCGAGAACCGTCGAAGACGGTGGCATTTGCACACAGACATCTGGATTCTGGAATTCCCATTCCTCATGACACCCCTGCTAAAATTCCCAATAAGCCAACCGCCGCCGGTCCCGGAGCATCTTTGAAGGTTAGAATTGTCCAACATCGCCACGACGCAGCCGTTCGCCGGTCAAAGGACGACCCGTCGTTCAACGATATGGCAACCAGAGTGATCACGGAAGGCTAGAATGATCAATATGAAAGACGGGACCCCAATTGGCTCATAATAAGCTAGGAAAAATGGAAATGAATAAACGATTGACGGTGCTCTTTCTGGTCACGTTCTTTTCGGTCGCTTGTTCGGCTCAGCATCCTCCGAGCAATGACGACGACATCATCCGAATGGGACCCAATGAAAGAGCCGATCTTGTCTTGTTCTTCAAGAAGGGCACGGACTGGAAGGAGATTCTCGAATTTAATCGTTCCGTGATCGGAATTCCGAATGAAACCGGCAGCGGATTCCAGTCCCTCCCTGGAATGATGAGTGTAATAAAGATCCAGATCTACGGATTTGAGGGAGAGGCGATCAATTTCAAGCCGAATGCCACAGATGAAGAGAAAACCTTCCTAAAGAAAAGGGTGGAGGAATCACCACTGGTTTACAAGGTGTATGAAAACGTCATTCCAGAGGCGATAAATGACCTTCACGAGAATAGCGACAATAAGCCGCAATATCGCAGGCCTGAGCCCGCTTCCGCCCAGGACCAATAGTCGGATCTGAAATAATCTATGTTGGAGAAGCAAGACTAAGACAATGAAAAAGATGCCTCAATTGATAGTGATGACCGTTGTTTGCTTTATTGTCTTTTACTTTCCTGTCTCTACTGCGGGGCAGGAAATAAAGGATTGCAAGTCTAAAATGAAGCACTTGATTCGCCAAAGTCCAAACATTGTCGTCGCAGAAGTGACCAAAGTTTATGAGGCGCCGGGAAGTTGGAGTTCAAGCTCCATTTTCAGCTACCAGAGGGTACTTTATAAAGCCGGAAAATCTATAAAAGGAGCAAGGGTACCTGAGACCCTACTCGTGCATCACGCCGTCATTGAAAATTCACCATTGGTTGACCGAACAGGAGGGCGGTTGTCTCCTAGTCTGTTTGTTGCGGGATCCCGTTTCATACTCTTTCTCATTCCAAATGAACATCTCGAGAATCCCAACAAACCAAAGATGAAAAATTATCTTGTAACTGACTCCGATTGTGGTGTTGTAAAATACAGCGACGAAGTTATGGATGCGATTAACGAACTGATCTCTTCAGGTAATTTATAAACCCACCGCAAAGAAATGACAGACGAAATAAAGGACAATCTCTAACTCTGCAACCCGCCCCTTCCATATCATCCATATCTCCCGTTTCTCACGGATCACCATAGCTTTCCGGTTCAGGACTAAGGAAAATGGTTAACAGTAATGGCGGGGATCTTACATCATCTCCGCGATGAGGGAATCTATCAACGCGGAGAACTCAGGGATCGCTGAGGCTCTTTGGTTGTGATCGGTTGTTTTAGTTCATTAGCTGTTAGCCATTAGCTCTAAGCCGTTAGCCGGCAATCAAGTTGCAATGACCCTTCATCAGTAGCCAGTAGCCAGTAGTCAGTAGTCAATAGCCAGAAGCCAGAAGCCAGAAGTGAGAAGTCAGAAGTCAGAAGTCAGAAGCCAGAAGTCAGAAGCCAGAAGCCAGAAGCCAGAAGTCAGAAGTCAGAAGTCAGAATCCAGAATGCTCATGCAAATTCCCGAGACGAAAAACCAAAGACCAAAGACCAAAGTCCAAAGACCAAAGACCCAAGCCCGACCCGCGTGTCCCAGATGTTCCAGATGTTCCAAATGTCCCAAGCGTCCCAGATGTTCGCGGCGTTTCCGCGAACGCGCGATGCCCACAAAAAACAGAACACGCCCAATCCGGAATCTGGAATCTGGAATCTGGTATCCGGAATCTGGAATCTGGAATCTGGAATCTGAAATGTCCCCCAAGTTGTTGCCGGGCGGGAAATTTGCTTAAATGCTCGTTTGCGAGAAATAAGGAATTAGCGACTATGAGCAACGTATTTATTGATTCTCTGGCGGTGCATACTGAGGCCGAGTGGCTGGCGGCGGTGGCGTCGCTTGCGGCAGACATTCACGCGGTTGACCGCGACGCGACCGAGATCTGGTTTCGGTTCTATCCGCTCGATCTGGTGCGGTATCTGGAAGCGGCCGAGGACGCCGAGGAAGCGAAGAAAGGCATCGCGATGCAGGGCAATTTTGGCCTCGAGGACAAGATCGACACCTCGCACCGGTTTCTTTACGGGCACCGCTTCTGGCCGCAGGTAAGGGCGGCGGTCGCGGCGCGTGCCGAGGGTGATGCAGCGGGAGCAATCGCCGATGAGATCCGCGGCATCGCCAAGCAGGTCGCCGCCGATGCAAAGTCGAAAGAGAGCCTGACGCTCGGCATCGCCGCCGTTGGGTTGATGACACTTGTGCAGGTTGGGCCTGAGGCTTTCAAGGCGGCGTCCGGAGTTGCGGCCAAGCCCTCGGGGCTGATGGCGAAGTCGCCGGACGCGATAGTCGACTCGCGTGCGAAAGATGATTCGCAGGGCCTGCTCGGCTTCCTCAAAACCATCGATAAGGAATTCTCGGTCGTCCGCGATGAATACACCGGCGGGCGGTTCAAGGTGATCAACGACGAAGAGATCGCCTCGGCCTCGCAGAAAGACCACTCGCAGGATTGGCAGTCGGTGGACGAACGCTGCTGGGACGGCCCGGTGCCGATCGAATGCACAGCGGCATCGTGCGGAACCTGTTGGGTCGGCGTGCTCGGCGGTGCCGAAAAGCTCAGCGAGCCCTCGGTCCGCGAGCGAAAAGCAATGCGGGTCTTCGGCTATGACCAGCCCGAGGGCGAACGGCCGTTCATCCGCCTTGCATGCCAGGCAAAAGCAGCCGGCAACGTGACCATTGTCGTCCCGCCGTGGAATGCGGTCTTTGGCAAAAAGGTGCGGCACAACGTCGAGGACTCCGAGCTCGAACCCGTGACCACCTCGGCAAAACGGCTCCGCGACACGATCAACTCAGCCGTCTCGGGCGACTAGGTTGCTAGACGTACTCTTCGTCCGCGTAGCACCAACCCCAGCTCTCGCCCGGCTCGAGCGAGGCGATCAGCGGGTGGCCGGCCGAATGAAAATGGGCCGAGGCATGCTTGTTCTTTGAGGTATCGCAACATCCCGTGTGGCCGCAGGTAAGGCAAATGCGAAGATGCACCCACGTTTCTCCCATCGCGATGCACTCCTCGCAGCCGGCCGCACTCGGGAAGACAGGCCGGATCATCTCAACGTGCTCGCAGACCGAAGCATCGACGTTTGAGAGGTATGAAAACGGAGTTTCGGTGTCGATGCGTCGGGGCGAAACGGGGAGCGAAGCAAACCCGACCGGCAAGCTCTGAACTCCCGTCCCGGCCGATGCAGCAAGAGTATTCTCCGCTCTGAACGTCGCGGCATTCCGGGCAAAAGCCTCGGTCGAACCTTCGAGCAGCAGTTCGTCGCCCGCGAGCAGAATGAAGTCCGGTCCGAGCTTTTCAAAGGTCTCCGAAGCACGGGTCGCCTTTCGGACGATCAGCCCGCTCTCGCCCGAGAGTTCTGCATCCGTGATCGAAAGTCCTGCGATCGCCGAACCTTCCCGGACGGTAACCGTTCGCGAATCAAAGCAGCCCTCGCCGGTCTCACAGGCAAATTCGGAGTCCTGCATTCGGACCGTTTCTGCCATCAGGGCAGCGTAGCCGTCACGGCGTGCGAGGTCTTCTAACCGGTCGATCTCTTCCGCCGCGACGCGGTACTCACGGAGCACCTCTCCAAAGAGTTGAACGATCGATTCGAACTCCTCGGAAATCACCTCGTCCGCACCGGCGGCGATCAAGTGCTCGGCATCGGCAGAATATCGCGTGCGAACGACGATGCGGAGAGTCGGATTCAGTTGGCGGGTGACGGAGACGATCTTATGTGCTGTCGCGGGGTTATCATCGGCAATAACGACGATCTTCGCCCGTTCGATCCCGACGTGCCGGAGCAGAAATGGCCGCGAGGCATCACCGCGAATAACGGGAAGCCCTTCGGATTCAGCCTCGTTGGCACCGGTCGGGCTCAGCGTGGTGATCACGTATGGGATGCCCGAACCCGCCACGACGCGAACAAGCGAACGGGCCGCCGGTCCATAGCCCGCGACGATGAGGTGATCTTCCAGATCGATCGGGTGCTCAGCCTGTTCGTCTTCGGTCTCCGGAGAGTCCGGCACCCTATCGAGATTTGCCGAGAACCGGGCCGATGCCTTGCCTCCGAGGCTCATCAGCAGCGGCGTCGCCACCATAAGGCCGACAGTTGCGGCGATGAAGGTCTGCGAACCCGTTTCGGCCGCTCCGGCGGGGAACAGCCCGGCTTCGCGGCCTGCCCGCTCCAGAACGAACGAGAACTCGCCGATCTGAGCTAGCGTAAGTGCAGACGCGGCGGCGATCGGACCCGAATAGCCGAGTGCCTTAACGCTGATCCAGGTCGTCGCAACTTTGATGATCAAAACAGCAACGATCACACCAACCACCAACGGAAGGTTCGCAAGGAGAAACGAAAGGTCAAGCAGCATCCCGACCGAGATGAAAAAGGTAGCGGAGAAAAGTATCTGGAGCGGAAGCGTTTCGCTCAAAGCATGTTGGGAGAATCGACTCTCGCTTACCATCAGCCCGGCGAGAAATGCACCGAGCGAGAGGCTCACGCCCGCGAGGCTTGTGAGATACGCAGTGCCGAAACAGATAGCGATAACGGTAAGGAGAAATAGCTCCGGCGAGCAGGTCAAGGCGACGGACTCGAGGATTTTCGGCATTATCCGGCGGGCAACGACTAGCACAAGCAGGATGATGCCGATAGCGGTCCCAAGTGCGGTCGCGATCTGCCCAACCCCGCCATCGCTTCCGCCTGCGAGCACCGGTACAAGAAGCACCATGACGACGATGGCGAGATCCTGGAAGATCAGGAGGCCGAGAGCTACCTGGCCGGGTTCCGAATTTGTTTCGCCCTTGTCGGCGAGCAGCTTGAGCACGATCGCGGTCGAGCTTAGAGCAACAAGCATTCCCGTAAAGATCGCAGCAGGCACGCTAACCCCAAAGGTATACAGGATCCCGGCAACTACCGCGATGGTCGCACCGACCTGCAGGGTGCCTCCGCCGAATATGAGTTTTTGGATGCGAGCTAGTTTTTCGAGGCTGAACTCGATACCGATAGTAAAGAGTAAGAGAATGACGCCGATCTCTGCAGTTGCATCAACAAGCTCGCGGTCTTTCACAAGCCCCAGAGCATATGGGCCGATGAAGACTCCCGCGACCAGGAACCCGACGATCGGTACAAGTCGGAGACGGAAACAAATGTATGCGATCAGAGCGCCCGCGACGATCAATGCAACGGTCTCTGTCAGGAATTGCGGGACGGCTCCCGCGGCGAGAACAGGTTCGATGTACATAGTATCCCTGCGGCCCGAAAGGCCGGATCAATAAATGCGAGGGTTTCCCCCCTTTGCTCTTGTCAACGAATTAAGTAAAAATCCCATTTTACCGAGCGAAGTGCAAGAAAGGTGTTAAATGCCCGGATCAAAGACCGAACAGTTCAATCCCGTTTTGCTGGTTGTGATCGCGGTTCTGCTGTGGAGCACCGGCGGCCTTTTCATAAAGCTGACGACGCTCGATGCGTTTTCGGTCAATATGGGCCGGTCGCTATTTGCGGCGGTCGTCGTCGCGGCGTTCACCTATAGAAAGGGCCTCAAGCTTGACCGCTACACGCTCTTCGCGTCGTTCCTTTACGCGGCGACGCTTACGTCATTCGTTTACGCTACCAAGAACACGACCGCGGCGAATGCGATCTTCCTGCAGTACACGGCCCCGATCTACGTTCTCGTTCTCGCACCGTTCTTGATCCGCGAGAGCTTCCACGTTCGCGACCTGGTTACAGTGCTGCTCTGCATCGCGGGAATGTCGCTCTTCTTTCTTGATAATGCAACTTCGGC comes from Acidobacteriota bacterium and encodes:
- a CDS encoding (2Fe-2S)-binding protein, which translates into the protein MSNVFIDSLAVHTEAEWLAAVASLAADIHAVDRDATEIWFRFYPLDLVRYLEAAEDAEEAKKGIAMQGNFGLEDKIDTSHRFLYGHRFWPQVRAAVAARAEGDAAGAIADEIRGIAKQVAADAKSKESLTLGIAAVGLMTLVQVGPEAFKAASGVAAKPSGLMAKSPDAIVDSRAKDDSQGLLGFLKTIDKEFSVVRDEYTGGRFKVINDEEIASASQKDHSQDWQSVDERCWDGPVPIECTAASCGTCWVGVLGGAEKLSEPSVRERKAMRVFGYDQPEGERPFIRLACQAKAAGNVTIVVPPWNAVFGKKVRHNVEDSELEPVTTSAKRLRDTINSAVSGD
- a CDS encoding UBP-type zinc finger domain-containing protein, with product MIRPVFPSAAGCEECIAMGETWVHLRICLTCGHTGCCDTSKNKHASAHFHSAGHPLIASLEPGESWGWCYADEEYV
- a CDS encoding VWA domain-containing protein, whose protein sequence is MSKFFSCLILPVLAAAVLIATASGQGSVREFPLAAGQTLSVANPRGRVEARTDASLTVSGRLELTSEAGISDGVAQIAANSITIPATVRDRIDIVLVLPERTSLRITTTDGEILAEGNFLKLEARTETGTIAVDLPEDQLEYSLLWTESRPRYVADFKLEPMRERSRGRFVIKGKHAAPEGSADRSATLSAQTARGIIVLNVPPNEVPADLRERTLTDAAKGMIRSGDSILMEAIRRAAPKYYGDYARSLPPFRREPGLRDGTSAVSFSGPGLRRATVAVTDANDRAIADIRPEEFEITEAGRPLEPISVARVESPVNLILLLDVSGSVEGYVNFIRRTARAFIATVDPRDRVAIVIFADDVKTLVTFTNDKAKLSESLDTFDAGGATAFYDAVGYTIAETLRPIRGERTAIVILTDGDDNRSFLPFDPLVSAIGESGALIYPLYIPSALVAAAESAPDRRADPLRARYFGLSKRAEGEGERLAKASGGVYYPISQVAEIDRAYEDIASQLRAAYDITYRSELSEPDPNRPSPRLRIRVTRPNAQVRIDRVTVP
- a CDS encoding serine/threonine protein kinase, translating into MNFSSPIGQTLDGKYNIERELGRGGMGTVYLATHLGTERPVAVKIIAPQFMQRPEFVERFRREARAAGRLRHPNVVDVTDFGFAETDSGRVAYLVMEYLDGCTLGEILDEEKNLPVSWTLDILEQVCSAVHEAHQQGIIHRDLKPDNIWLEPNQRGGYTVKVLDFGIAKLDSAGLIDHSAEPPRPGGAATMAAGSASTFAGDEGSTAIHDSISPTQIVEAQTLIQAADGPKIDRASRQTVNIAAEQDQDGVGTKILENGDGGPTAETTPQKSTAELTRVGAVLGTPLFMSPEQCRGQRLDARSDVYSIGVIAYQMLSGEPPFKGDFTEVMASHRDTPPPPLKVRKVRRKLRRVIMSALEKDPELRPNSAASFATILRSRSEGIGGLIRRAVIIYSEHLGKFLALSTLFYIPMMLLTFAIVTVTVLKATDQMAETPANITSGVLQVALFVVTVFTAYLIIGTNTWIVSHSIAVPLRPIRVRSALREVNKRRGRLLGTGMLSTMLQLAIGAITCGVGFLVTSVLWALVGPVVMMENLRGWTAIKRSSQLVRRSLGTTVAAIFIMFLVPAIVAGSLSFVINITAVAVEKSASNVVVNETTDGSDTQVVGDAKIDPATGERDGQVTIKTGNQPAIRFVNMDRDTRKRITNALLESLLQILLIPIQLVMTSFTAIIAALLFIKTRQAGGEPISDLLTQFEDTDGPKKKWQERVRQRLLQSGRISGSSKS